The Paenibacillus sp. 481 DNA window GTTACCGTTGGATGCACAACTTCTGTATAAGGGACTGTAACATGCAACTGTTCCTCTCCACGCTTCACAATCAGCTTAGCAGATTGCCCCTCTTTTCCTGTAACGAACTCCGCCATAGCATCGTCATTTAACGTTTTCAACGGCTTGCCATTAATAGACACGATGTAATCATTCACTTGCAAGCTCGATTTTGCCGCAGGGCCTCCAGCCAACAATCCCTTGATATACACACCGGCCTTATTTTCATACGGACTAATGCCTAGTGCTAGTATTTTGTTATTTAAAATGGCATCCACATAAAATTGCTTAAACTGTTCTTTTGTAAAATAGCGCGTATATTTATCATTAATACGTTTATTTATTTCTTCGATCGACTTTCCTGCAACCTCTTGGGCGGAAATACCACTCACATGGTACTCACTAATTACAAAGCGGTATGCTTCTTCTGGTGTAGCACGTTTGAAAAAATTGCGCTGCTGCTCATCAAGGAGATAATTCCACCACTCCATAATCATGTTGAGATGTTGCTGTTGTTCCTGTTGTTCCTGTTGTTCCTTGCTTTGCTGTTCACTCGCAAATACAGGGATTGGAAGTGTAATGTTCCAAATCAATAAACCCGTGCACACCATTTTTACAACTTTTTTAAAAAATCGGTCATTCCTCATGATGCCCTCCTAAGTAGTTGAAGCCATTAATGATTAGTAAATTAAACCAAAAAAAATGATGAATCTTATCATTCTAACATACAACTATTTATTTAGGGATAACCTAATAAAAAAGGAGTGATTCCGTTATGGAACCGAGATATTTATTAGCAGCTTTAAGCTATTTTAGCATCTTTTTTGGTGGTGTACTTATCCCGTTAGTTATCGCCCTAGTCACCAATGACTCTTACACCAAGCACCATGCTTGGAAGGCCTTGGTGTCTCATGTCTTGCCGTTTGCTTTTATACTCGTATTCATCATTTCGCTACTTAGTGGTTCCGTTACGATAAGCTTCGGTCTAGGGTTGTTGTTCTTCTTTATTAGCATTGGCTTAGTGATATGGAATGTTGTGATGGGTATTCGCGTACTGCGCGAGGGTAACGTATTTTAGTGCGATCCGCTATGCTGTTGGGCGAGCCAATCCATAAATTCATGTTCGGATTGCACGTGGAAACCTGCCTGACGAAGTAATACAGCCGTTACACCTTCTCCTAGCAAAGTCGTACCCGAAAATGTGCCGTCATAAATGAATGCACTCCCGCAAGAAGGACTATGCTCCTTTAATACGACCGTGTCGGCTTGCACTTGTCTGGCCCGCTCCAGCGTACGATAAGCGCCAGCGACATACATGTCGGTCACATCTTCACCTGTGCGCGTCTTAATGTACGCTGTACCTGCCAACACGTCAGCTCCCGACCCGCCTACAATTTCGGCGGGCTCGCGCGGTGTCTCCAGACCACCAAGCAATTCGGGACAGACGACGACAGCGGCGCCTTCCTCCACAAGACGTGCGACCTGCTCCGACAAACGATGCGTGCCGTTATAACGGCAAGGAATACCAGCAAGACATGAACTGACCATAATCATTTCGCTTCCCCCTCATGATCGCAAAATAGGCTGAGGACACATTCGTGTCGCTCAGCCGTCTTCATTATGTCACTTATACAACTATTGCGCAATAGATCAGCTTGATTTATTTCCCATGCATATTTCCACTTTTTTCATCTGTCCAAGGGCTTTTCTGAGCTGCATGCTTTACATTTTTCATAAGAACTTCTTGGGCGAACTCATTGTTGTGCGCATACTTGTTACCTTTGTTCTTTTTAAACTTGTCCGACATGTTCTTCACCTCCCTTCTAAATCAAACAGCCAATCCAACTGCTTGCGCACTTGCTCATCACCTAATATATTGTCTAGAAAATGCGCTCTCGTATTCCAACCCGCACACGGGTCATCTTGCACAAATGATTCGTTCGCAACTTCTTCAAAGGCGTTATGCATATTATTGTCATACCAATCTGTCGAGTAATTGGCATCATTTCTAAGAACTTTGACAATATGATAGCCACCACTGCGCACAGGTGTCACATAGACGAGCAGCGGCGTCTCCTGCTTGCTTTCAGGCAATATTCCGATCTCTGCACATAGTTGACCATCGATCTCTACCGGACGGCGGTATTTCACTTCACGAATTTCGTACATGGACAATCTCCTTTTGCAAAAATTGCTTCGTTTCCGGTGTACCGATCCCGTAAATGTACTGGTACACGTGAGACAGTGATTGCTTATAAGGGTTGTTAATCGACTCATTGGATTCGTTGGTGACGAACATAATGTTGTCTACAAATCCATCTTCCTCCGCATCTGCGGATTCATTCATCAGCTCGATGAGTTGATCACGCTCTGCATCGGTAGCTTCAACAATAAATTCATAAGAGGTGGCTGTCGCATCAGCAATCACGGAACGACCGCTGACGGAGACGTAATAGCGCTGTTTGTCTTCGCTCATAACGCGTCCCCCTTCCTTTTTTATTAGGTTCCCCCTCTGGACATACATCTTATGCTGATTTTCGCATACCTTTGTTATTATCTCGTTTTTTGCTGGTAAGCCGATGCTCGGTTGTCCGGCCTTATATACGAAAAAAAAGAAATGATGTGGAATGATGCGGATTTATGCGAGAGGATGAACAACGATGTGTGGAATAACAGGGTGGATCGATTGGCAGCGGGATTTAACCCAATACTCTGGCATTTTAGAACAAATGACCGAGACGTTAACGTCCCGCGGGCCTGATGCAAAAGGGACTTGGATCGCAGGTCCTTGCGCACTGGGACACCGTCGTCTGGCGGTCATTGACCCTGAAAATGGTGCTCAACCGATGATTCGCCATACTGAAGGCGGCACGTTTGCGATCGTGTATAACGGAGAACTGTACAATTTGTTAGAGCTGCGGCGTGAATTAGAGAGCAGAGGTCACCACTTTGTAACGAAGTGTGATACAGAGGTGCTGCTTGTAGCCTATATCGAATGGCGAGAAGCTTTTGTTGAAAAGCTGAACGGCATTTTTGCGTGTGCGATATGGAATGAGCAGGAGCAGCAGTTGTTTATGGCACGCGATCGACTTGGCGTGAAACCACTCTTTTATGCCAAAGGAGACGGCTGGTTCTCCTTCAGCTCTGAACCGAAGGCGCTGCTCGCGCATCCTGATGTTACGCCTACCATTGGGCCAGAAGGTGTAGCAGAAATTTGGATGGTCAGTCCGGCTCGCACGCCAGG harbors:
- a CDS encoding DUF4870 domain-containing protein translates to MEPRYLLAALSYFSIFFGGVLIPLVIALVTNDSYTKHHAWKALVSHVLPFAFILVFIISLLSGSVTISFGLGLLFFFISIGLVIWNVVMGIRVLREGNVF
- a CDS encoding DUF523 domain-containing protein; translation: MIMVSSCLAGIPCRYNGTHRLSEQVARLVEEGAAVVVCPELLGGLETPREPAEIVGGSGADVLAGTAYIKTRTGEDVTDMYVAGAYRTLERARQVQADTVVLKEHSPSCGSAFIYDGTFSGTTLLGEGVTAVLLRQAGFHVQSEHEFMDWLAQQHSGSH
- a CDS encoding carboxypeptidase, yielding MYEIREVKYRRPVEIDGQLCAEIGILPESKQETPLLVYVTPVRSGGYHIVKVLRNDANYSTDWYDNNMHNAFEEVANESFVQDDPCAGWNTRAHFLDNILGDEQVRKQLDWLFDLEGR